One genomic window of Quercus lobata isolate SW786 chromosome 9, ValleyOak3.0 Primary Assembly, whole genome shotgun sequence includes the following:
- the LOC115959847 gene encoding dolichyl-diphosphooligosaccharide--protein glycosyltransferase subunit 2 gives MARNLGGFLVLILAISICEAASIFQPISDSHRSAALELFSPTDGTFGSLEETYEALRTFEILGIKKRPDISTASCQSVSETLGSSTSSLKDVFHALKVNNILKCKVNDETFQGVAKRLKAVLNDASSLLDFYYSIGSLVLIKDQNSEVDVLLHDADGVFRSIKALSQSDGRWRYSSNNPESSTYAAGLALEALAGTVSLASSEIDQSLIVTLKNDIVKLFDSIEKYDDGSFYFDEKLVDAREHQGPLSTTSSVVRGFTAFASVTSGSINVPGDKILGLAKFFLGIGIPGNSKDFFNQIDSLACLESNRVSVPLILSLPATVLSLTKKDQLKVKVNTVLGSSAPPLTVKLVRAFISGTKDSSVIESLELKFDPETAVHFLDVLPKSVDVGNYKFVFEIVLHDSEDKNVYATGGQTQVPVFVTGLIKIDNAEIAVLDSDHGSIETQKKLDLAEENAVSLSANHLQKLRLSFRLATPRGNIFKPHQAFLKLRHETKVEHIFVVGNSGKQFEIILDFLGLVEKFFYLSGRYDIELTVGDAVMENSFLRAVGHVELDLPEAPEKAPRPPPLAVDPSSRYGPKAEITHIFRAPEKRPPQELSLAFLGLTLLPLVGFLIGLLRIGVNLKNFPTSAVPATFALLFHLGIAAVLLLYVLFWLKLDLFITLKTLCFLGTFLMFVGHRILSHLASTSAKLKSA, from the exons ATGGCCAGAAACCTAGGGGGATTTCTGGTGCTGATTTTGGCGATTTCGATCTGCGAAGCCGCTTCGATCTTTCAGCCAATCTCAGATTCTCACCGATCTGCGGCCTTGGAGCTCTTCTCTCCCACCGATGGCACTTTCGGAAG CTTAGAAGAGACATATGAGGCCTTAAGAACATTTGAGATTCTTGGAATCAAAAAAAGGCCTGATATAAGCACCGCTTCCTGCCAATCTGTATCAGAAACTCTTGGGTCATCAACCTCGTCTTTAAAAGATGTATTCCATGCATTGAAAGTTAACAACATATTGAAATGCAAGGTTAATGACGAAACATTccag GGCGTGGCCAAAAGACTTAAGGCTGTTTTGAATGATGCAAGTTCGTTGCTTGACTTCTACTACTCAATTGGAAGCTTGGTACTCATTAAG GACCAAAATTCTGAGGTTGATGTGCTTCTTCATGATGCTGATGGAGTTTTCCGCTCCATTAAG GCTTTGAGCCAGAGTGATGGAAGGTGGCGCTATAGTTCAAATAACCCTGAGTCTAGTACCTATGCTGCTG GTTTAGCCCTTGAAGCACTTGCTGGAACCGTGTCATTGGCATCTTCTGAGATTGATCAGTCTTTG ATTGTTACATTGAAGAATGATATAGTGAAGCTCTTCGACAGTATTGAGAAATATG ATGATGGATCCTTTTACTTTGACGAGAAACTTGTTGATGCACGTGAGCATCAGGGTCCTCTTTCAACTACCTCCTCAGTTGTCCGAGGGTTTACAGCTTTTGCATCTGTGACTTCTGGAAGTATAAAT GTTCCTGGCGACAAAATATTGGGTTTGGCAAAATTCTTCCTTGGTATTGGAATTCCTGGCAATTCCAAAGACTTCTTCAACCAAATAGACTCGTTAGCTTGCTTGGAAAGCAACAG GGTGTCTGTCCCACTGATTTTATCCCTTCCAGCTACAGTGCTTTCATTGACCAAGAAAGACCAGCTCAAG gTTAAAGTGAATACTGTACTTGGATCAAGTGCACCTCCTCTGACGGTGAAGCTTGTGCGAGCATTCATTTCTGGTACAAAGGATTCTTCTGTAATTGAGAGCCTG GAACTTAAGTTTGACCCAGAAACTGCAGTACATTTCTTGGATGTTTTGCCAAAGAGTGTTGATGTTGgaaattacaaatttgtttttgag ATTGTGCTTCATGATTCTGAGGATAAAAATGTTTATGCAACTGGAGGACAAACTCAAGTACCAGTCTTTGTTACAGGATTGATCAAAATTGACAATGCTGAAATTGCCGTACTTGATAGTGACCATGGGAGCATAGAAACTCAGAAGAA GCTAGATCTGGCTGAGGAAAATGCTGTATCATTATCAGCAAACCACCTCCAAAAGCTGAGACTATCCTTTCGATTGGCCACTCCTCGCGGGAATATTTTTAAGCCACATCAG GCATTTCTCAAGTTGAGACATGAGACCAAGGTTGAACACATTTTTGTGGTGGGGAACTCTGGCAAACAGTTTGAGATAATTCTA GATTTTCTTGGACTCGTTGAGAAGTTTTTCTATCTCTCTGGCAGATATGACATTGAACTCACTGTTGGTGATGCTGTTATG GAGAACTCCTTTTTGCGGGCTGTTGGCCATGTCGAACTAGATCTACCTGAAGCACCTGAGAAGGCACCCCGCCCTCCTCCACTGGCTGTTGATCCTTCCTCAAGATATGGGCCCAAAGCGGAGATAACCCACATCTTCAGGGCTCCAGAAAAACGTCCACCTCAGGAACTCTCTTTAGCTTTTCTGGGTCTTACCCTTTTGCCATTAGTTGGATTTTTGATTGGG CTGTTACGCATAGGGGTGAACCTGAAAAACTTCCCTACTTCAGCAGTACCTGCTACATTTGCCCTCCTTTTCCATCTTGGCATTGCAGCTGTTCTTTTGCTCTATGTACTTTTCTGGTTGAAG TTGGATCTGTTTATTACATTGAAGACTCTTTGCTTCTTGGGTACTTTCTTGATGTTTGTGGGACACAGGATCCTTTCCCACCTCGCCTCAACATCTGCCAAATTGAAATCTGCTTGA